CTCTTATATCCTTGATCTTTGAAGGAATATTCTTGTTATCAATTCATTTTTCGACATGCTTGAACTATTGAATAAAAGCAAACGACTCGTAAAGGGAGAAAAATCGATTCGCGATTCGCTCCAAATACATTTCAAAATCGACCATAAACAAACACACAATCACTCTGAATTTAATTCCATTCCTAGCctcatccaatccaaactcaagtctaatccaatccaaatacgacCATTCCTAATTCTCAATGActatcaaatccaattcaatcataTCAAATTCTATACAAATCCTAAATACTAATCCATtctaaatacaattcaaatcgtattcgaattcaatccaaaatcatttaaaatccaatccaaattaaatccaaaccgaatcaaaaatcaattcaaatccaatccaaacttcatctaaatataatccaaatccaatcaaaattcaattcatATCCAGTCCAAtcctaaatctaatccaatcccaaatgtcaatcaaatcaaaattaaatataatccaatcaaaaaaatttgaatcgaattcaaatccaaatcaaataatTCTAAATCACCCTCAAATATAATCCTAAGCAAAACATAACGACTAAAAATGGTTGCAGTAATTTAAATGCAATTTAATCTGGTAACATAGATGTTGCAGCAATAATTGTGAAACGTGTGTGCTGCTAGGAATTTGAATGCAATCTAAATCCGATCCacatccgatccaaatccagatCAAgactcaaatttatcccaaattcaactgaaatccaattccaaatcctatccaaatacaatccaaatctaaccagGTTttacaatctaaatcaaatccaatttaaatccaatataaatccaaCAAAAATTCGGTTCAAGTCTAAGCCGAATGCAacacaaattaaatcaaaatccatccaaatccaaatacaatccaaatccaatccaagtataatataaaaataatccaaatctaattataatccaatccgaatacaacaaatccatttcaaacccATCCAAATCTATTctgaatcaaatccaaataaattccaaacacaattcaaatctaatcaaaattcaatccaaatcctattgaaatccaatccaaatcaaatctgaatcaaaaccaaattaaattcaaatgcaatccaaattcaaaataaGTAATTGTAAAACCATGTTTTAGTAAgagaatcaattttgttttatttctgataGCTTGTAATCTTGATCTTACACACTACACTTCCTCCCTCCTCATATCCTTACGTGATTAGTGTATGGCTTCATAAATCTTTGATGAAAACGGTGCTGATCACGAGAAAAGAATACGACGAGATTTCTTTCTTATAGGAACTTTTTTAATCTCTCTGGACATAGAGTATGATCGTGCTCGCAACACAAGAAGTGACTGAAATTGCGTGGGAAGATTGATAATGACTCTTGATCATAAATTTCTTCCAGATTTGATCCTTGAAaacaattcttgaaaaaaatcgaaggaattcccgttgaaaattttaatcacgtcgaaatattgaatttcaaagaaaattccgaagatatTTCCACATAAAGAATTTATAGTAGCAATGAAAAAGAATTGCAAgtggaaattcaaaacaattaccacttgaaaattttggaaagcttccttttggaaaatcaggaaaattttcctattcaatggaaatggaaattCAGATAAGATTtgctttgaaatttaaaattattttctgtggaaaatctgaggaatttcttgaggaaactCAGTAGAATGTGATGTGGAaagtatttcaaatgaaatttccaaagattgcttttccttttttcctttcaaaagatttttttgtagttaagaagaaaatcttgaaaaactCAGAAGTCCCTTACTTTTAGGAGTGATCTCGAATCCGTAGATTTAGATTTTTACAATGCTAAACCCTCGGGAAAACGATGTTTGTCCCAACTCCGGAGCGGAATCGCCGATTGAGCAAATTGttcaatagcaaaaaataaacaacattcGCTGACGAACGGAACTTATTGCCaaaaaatcggataatgcttaCTAACAAGAAGTGAGTCTTACACGGACGTCACTCTTCATTCGTTAAGCTGAATCGATTGTTATGAAGGTCTCAAGGTCGATATTTGAGTGATCCGAATACTATTTgaggtgaaaagtgaggaatgaggcatttctcacttcacaatatACAATAGAAGTGGGATACCAGAAGTAACAATTAAGAAATGATAAGTAAaaagtgagtgtgagaaaagaaaaaatcgaaatgacaagtaagaagtgataaatgagaagtgagaaccggaaaattagaaataagtggtgagaagtaagaagtgtagTGTATAATGATTTTATAAATACTACACCCAACCagtggatggcagattttaatacagttctgcataagaaccttccaaaaactgtataataattgggcatatacaatttttgaaagattttaatacaatcgttgtatttaaattatacagatttgtattattttaatacaatttctgtataaaaacttacagatttgtatatgccacgtttttatacaataattgtaagatttgttttttgggtgtacttattcaataaaatgagagaagtgagaagttgaaaaattcagaaatgGCTTTGTGAAATGATGAATTAGGAATAAGGTGTGAGTAACCAGAAGCAAAAGTGATAAATTAATCATTATTCCCTTTATCTTCTTcctccattcttctttcttcgttttttcttttccatctttatttttcattcttctttctaacTCGGCTTTCTAACGTGGGTttgttctttttccttcttccttgttcgttacttcttcttccttttaactttttctttttccttctcccttctacttttttccttcttctttttgatttttccttcttctttacgctttctttcttctctcttcttcctttccATCCTTCCTtctgtctcacttctcaccatttatttttcactactcacgTCTCGCTTACAAATTATCATGCCTAATTTTCCCTTTCGTACTTATGCATCACTTCTTATACTTTTCGCTTGTTACCTATCACACCCCACATCTCATATTGACTTCACACTCCATATTttttcacttctcccttctatttttttcacttctcactactcacttctgtCATTACTCACTACgtacttcgaacatctcatttcttacatctcactACTCGTTTCTCACTCTCCATTTCACAGTATccagttcttacttctcacttgaaAACATAGGTGAGGaaacaaatttcatacattcgACAAAATGATGTTTAGTCAAATGgttttgccaaatgaccttaacCCTTTCGTGCAATTAGTGTACTGCCTATGATCCATCTTTGGTGGGTTTCCTAATTAtctgggacaaatatgcgattgtggGCAGTGTACGAGAGACAAACATATATTAACAACATTTCAGTTGTTTCAGAAATAATTTCTGTGTTATTTCTAAAACCAATAAATCGTATGAGCTTCGGCTGTTTCAATGAGAagcttcacttgtcataagacgagtttgtacaatcccattgaattccaccacttaattgtatctcgacagatacgtatttcgacctcaacagtaaagccgtcttcagtgtctcgtacttgactcgacttgtcgagtTTAGAATTTCCAAGTGTTTAATGGCTGTCGAATGTATTGAACTCTTTGTTGAATATTTGTTAGTTTTTCGGAGatcttctgtgaaattgttttgtcttccatgaagaatttccaaatcTTTATAAGCCTAGTTTCTTTTAAGACACGTCAAATAACGTCATGATAATCCATATAGGTGATCTATTTAATAAGTAACCATCTTGCTTATGCCTCTTCATTTCCAGACTGTAACAAAATGGCTTGCCTTCCACAATCAGCATTCGCAGTGCACAAACTGCGTAAGCCGCAAAACGAGAAGGATCTTGCTGTGGCACGCCTCAGCACCGATAAGCAGGACGCGCCGCGCTACACAACGGCAGTAAGTAGATCAAGCCACTCATGGGTGTTATCATTAGAAATAACAAAACCGAATCCACCAGAAAATTGCTCCTGCTTGGAAACAAACGAAGATTCTTTGCGAGAATGATGCTGAATTTCGGACGACTTAATCTTAGGCAAACATATTTACGTAACGCTCCTTAACTCAGCGATTGAGATGCGAGAATCCACTAAGTATAAAGACCGCTTCGATGTACGACGTGTTCACGACTAGGTAGCTCACTTTTCGTAACTTGCAGCTTTTGGTTGCAAAATATATCATGTTTTCTTAGAAACACATTATGGAAATTAGGCGCTGAAATTAAAGTTGCGTATACGCCGCTTTGCTACATTGTTGCAGTATTTTTCCGATCAACAACGATtctaaacttaaaaaaaaaatgttctctcATCTCTTCACAGCGCTTGACCTCACACCGGTCAAGTATAGCGATAAGCTGATGAACAGCATCTGGGGCCTCTACAATCGCTATTCACCGCACAACTTCAAGAAGAACAACGGTTCCAGCGAGCAGTACTTTGGCATGCAACAGCCGTAAGTCATtttcaaataacaaaacaaaacaaaaaatgtgcaaataaaatttaatgttCTTTTCTTGATATTTTGCAGATTTGCTGTTGCATGCGCCGCTTCAGAGCCATCGAATTCTGAAGCCAAGTACGGCCCAAACAAGAAGTGAGGAGGTGCTTTTTGGGAGCCGTTAGTTCGTTAGTTGGAACTAGAATGTAGTGATATATAGATGTGGTATCCACCGTGATATGTTTGTTTGGCGTAGGGTTTCAAAATTTAtgacttttttttataattatacgAGAACAAAGAATCTAATAAAGTATATGATGATATGCTCATAGATAGGAACACAATGTAATAAAATTTTCTTGTAATTTTTCTATCTTTCGTAGAATTGAAAGAATGCTGAATAGGAATATTTACCCAAGAGGGGGGGATGGTCCAACAATAAATTCCAAACTATCATCAaacccgttttttttttttctccttaaTGTTCAGTTGTTTTAAAGCTAATGTCCCGCGTTTCACGGGACGCagcatttttcaacttcattttTCAATGTTATACCAATTATAGACTTACAAGCATGTTTTTGGTGTATTCATACTTAAGACAGTGACGTAGTCTaaataggcgtcccgcgtttcgctgGACGCTTGCTTGTCACATTAATCAAAGTTTTGTTTATTGTGAATTTCAATAGTATCCAATTCCATGCTACCCAGATTTTTCCTCTGACATTGCTGAAAAATctatatagggtaagacggtataatgcgccccacctggccaaaacgcccctctttgatttctagaaaactataactaattaagggtcaaaatcagttggtacttataagtatttgtaaacccataaTACTATGTGATTGcagaagtatttttgtattgcacaatgaaaataatagcaaaatacaaaaagttacagtaatgtaacttttcatgtttgtttgctcaacattctggagcgacgctagcatactgtccgcaaaacttgcactggaacactcagttgggcaacaaaattacttttctcagtggttagtatgatataaaattgcttccatcttcaaaaatgtaacgattttcgaaaacatgttttactggccaaaacgccccagtgtaggcaggacgatatgcccttaccaactggacacaagcgcagcgagcctgcagcagttgcttccaaattgtatggaaaatattgaaatgtaattcacacctgcttgaatAGACCTATGTTAGTTTTtaaatgtcaagcgcataaggatttgatTATCATGGgaatgataaaatactaatgaagggcaatTAAATGTCTTTGattgaggtggggcgtattgcccaggcactttttaaaattcattttttcacgactttgcgaaaaagctttattacgtgttatctgaaatatttttataagacTACTCatgggcaatgcatttgcgacttcctggactaccaaataacacaaagtttgcataaattgcgttgaaaagtaaaaagttatcaaggagttgccttagggggggcatattataccgtcttaccctaaagcAGCTCGAAAACTCTGAGATTCTGTGTAGATCTAGCTTAGTATGCAAGGGAGGCTCACTAGACCTAGATGGAAGGCCAACTGGAAGTGATTTTCATTGAAATAAACAGTCGGTACCGTGGAagcaccatatttgacgcaggTCCAAACTTGGCGCACTCTCAAATCAAATGATGCAGAAAACCTATTTTCGCCAAAAATATATCAACGAATCAAGCTAGATGGCTTTATTTGCTCTTCTTCTTTGCATATATGGCATAAAAAGCATATTATTGATGAAGAATCAACGTACCCGAATAAAATATATGGAAGTCATACTCATAATGcgtcaatttttttctttcttagccACAATG
The nucleotide sequence above comes from Armigeres subalbatus isolate Guangzhou_Male chromosome 3, GZ_Asu_2, whole genome shotgun sequence. Encoded proteins:
- the LOC134224132 gene encoding uncharacterized protein LOC134224132 encodes the protein MVKTNRYRTSGISRDVPQEGHILVGVQQQKWLINLQDSTKLADLLFDQCGDCNKMACLPQSAFAVHKLRKPQNEKDLAVARLSTDKQDAPRYTTAVTLDLTPVKYSDKLMNSIWGLYNRYSPHNFKKNNGSSEQYFGMQQPFAVACAASEPSNSEAKYGPNKK